The genomic stretch CCGAACGCCAGGAAGCCGTTGATGATCGTCGCCAGCCCCATGGGAATGGTGCCGAAGAACATCGAAACCGTGGAGTGCCCGAAGATCCGCCGGGCCTCGTCGAAGAACAGCACCCAGCGCGCGGCGTAGGCAACGGTAAACAAGGTGAACAACAGGATGTTGAACAGCCACAGCCCTTCGGCCACGGCGTGCAGGCCGGGAACGGACACCGGCAGTTGCGCCAGCGCCAGGGCGAGCACGCCGGTGCCCATGGTGGCGGCGAACCAGTTCGGGGTGAACTGGCGGATCGCCTCACGCGGGTGATGCAGGTGGCTGAACGGTTTGATGCCGGGTTTGGCGGTGTTGGGGCAAGTCATCATGAACTCCTGTCCTCTGGTGAGGTTGGAGCCATGATAGATCCGGATCGAATATCTATATAACGGGTAATTTCTCTATCTGTTATCTGTTCTACAGATAAGCAGTCAGACGCTGCCTTCCGTTTCGATCACCAGGATCCGTGCTTCACCCTGAGGGTGGGCGACATGTTCGGTGCCGACCGAGGCGTAGAAAATGTCGCCGGCCTCCAGCAGCACCTGCCGCTCCTGGCCCTGTTCGCGGTAGCGCATTTGCACGCGGCCATCGAGCACCACGAACACTTCCTCGCCGTCGTTGACGTGCCATTTGTAGGGCTGGTCCGTCCAGTGCAGGCGCGTGGTGATGCCGTTCATGCGGGCGATGTCCAGGGCGCCCCAGGCGCGTTCGGCGGTGAACGCCTTGCTGCGGATGATCTTCATGGGTCGTTCCGTGAGAGAAGTGGCCGGCCAAGGCTAACCGAATCCGCTGCGCTTATGGAGCGCCGCACGCCTTCACCGCCTGCGGACGGAAGCTGACCAGCAGCGCCCCCACCGCCAGCGCAATCAGCACCGCGCCGTAACCGTCGGTGGTGGCCAGCAGGCCCAGGCTGCGGGTGAAGTGCCCCGCCAACAGCGCCGGCAGACAGAACGCCAGATAGCTGAGCACATAAAAGGACGACATCAGCCCGGCCCGCTCGTGGGGCAACGCCAGCGGCACCAGGCTGCGCACCGCACCGAGGAAACCTGCGCCGAATCCGCAGCCGGCCACCAGCGTGCCGAAGAAGAACAGCGACAGGCTGGCGCTGTGCACGCCCAGCAGCATCAGCACCACACCGCTCGGCAACAGGCTTGCGCCCAACTGCAACGCCCGGCCTGCGGGCCGGTTGCGCAGGGTGAAGATCATCAGGGCGCCGGTCACGGTCAGCGCGGCCACGGTTGCCCCACCGATCAGGTTGGAGGTGGAACCGGTCGCCGTGCGCACCAGCGACGGCGCCAGGGAGGCGTAAAAGCCGCCCAACGCCCAGGTGGCGGTGTTCAGCGGCAGCACCCGCCACAAGGTCGAACGGGCCTGAACCGGCACATGCAGGGTCGGCCGCAACGAAGCCCAGGCCCCGGCCTGCGGGGTGACGCTCTCAGGCAGGCGCCAGACGTACGCGGCCTGCAACACAAACAGCGCCAGCAGCAGCCAGTAGGTCAGTTGCAACGGCGCCGGGGCGAACTCCACCAGCACGCCGCAGCCCATGGCGCCTGCCGC from Pseudomonas ekonensis encodes the following:
- a CDS encoding MFS transporter, with amino-acid sequence MTSPVSNRSSLWFLAITLLSFLAASTAPTPLYHLYQDHLHFSAAVLTLIFGVYALSLLAALLTVGSLSDHLGRKPVIFAAAVLNALAMLAFIYADSVAWLIGARVLQGFATGMATAVLSATLLDTDRVQGPLINSVAPLLGMAAGAMGCGVLVEFAPAPLQLTYWLLLALFVLQAAYVWRLPESVTPQAGAWASLRPTLHVPVQARSTLWRVLPLNTATWALGGFYASLAPSLVRTATGSTSNLIGGATVAALTVTGALMIFTLRNRPAGRALQLGASLLPSGVVLMLLGVHSASLSLFFFGTLVAGCGFGAGFLGAVRSLVPLALPHERAGLMSSFYVLSYLAFCLPALLAGHFTRSLGLLATTDGYGAVLIALAVGALLVSFRPQAVKACGAP
- a CDS encoding cupin domain-containing protein; the protein is MKIIRSKAFTAERAWGALDIARMNGITTRLHWTDQPYKWHVNDGEEVFVVLDGRVQMRYREQGQERQVLLEAGDIFYASVGTEHVAHPQGEARILVIETEGSV